Proteins encoded within one genomic window of Novosphingobium sp. EMRT-2:
- a CDS encoding HD domain-containing protein has product MTTPGAVRGCIEQYAGLALPPAGMTGYRMKTTRIDRIFRIINEFGDHHYGEAISQIEHVLQCGHLARTRDCSPAMVAASLLHDIGQFIDDAGNAAEHKGIDARHEVTGAAFLSPFFAPDVTEPVRLHVDAKRYLCAVEPGYAEGLSGASLLSLQLQGGAMNPDEVDSFRSNRWFEDALQLRRFDDLGKRKDWQVPDLETYRSLLEGLLLPEG; this is encoded by the coding sequence TTGACGACGCCCGGAGCGGTGCGGGGCTGCATAGAGCAATATGCAGGCCTTGCATTGCCGCCGGCAGGAATGACGGGATACCGAATGAAGACGACCAGGATTGACAGGATTTTCCGGATTATCAACGAATTCGGTGACCATCACTACGGCGAGGCGATCTCCCAGATCGAACACGTTCTGCAATGCGGACACCTGGCGCGGACGCGGGACTGCTCGCCCGCGATGGTGGCGGCATCGCTCCTGCACGATATCGGGCAATTTATTGACGATGCGGGAAATGCTGCGGAGCACAAGGGTATCGACGCCCGACACGAGGTGACGGGCGCCGCATTTCTTTCCCCGTTCTTCGCGCCTGACGTGACCGAGCCGGTCCGTCTGCATGTCGATGCCAAGCGTTATCTCTGCGCGGTCGAGCCGGGCTATGCGGAAGGCCTCAGCGGCGCTTCGCTTCTCAGCCTGCAGCTGCAGGGTGGCGCGATGAACCCCGATGAAGTGGACTCTTTCCGAAGCAACCGCTGGTTCGAGGACGCGCTCCAGCTTCGGCGCTTCGACGATCTCGGCAAGCGCAAGGACTGGCAGGTTCCTGATCTGGAGACCTACCGTTCGCTGCTCGAGGGCCTGCTGCTGCCCGAAGGCTGA
- a CDS encoding phosphocholine-specific phospholipase C translates to MSGISGNRRDFLKAAAQAGSVAGALSAGGIWSGLIDRALAIAPAGRTGSIMDVEHVVIHMQENRSFDHYLGMLNGVRGLGDPRPLRLPGGRAVWAQPSDQHPDGHVLPYHGDSHTTRSFTVDGADQSHRENMHIFNRGRYDRWGHTGELHNRMLHYTAGDLPFYYALADAFTVCDAYHCSTMTQTYPNRLHLFTGCNGGGTVGGDPQMSNYGEDETPSADMATDQPLHADAYRWTTYAERLQQAGIAWKVYQEYDNFGDNLLSVFPPFRPCARDSELYRRGRAWVSEHRQGPDRTRSDGEQLVAAFRADVAAGQLPAVSWIVTAADLSEHPKAEPSKGEHVTAKLIEALIDHPEVFARTVFILNYDEAGGFFDHMPPPVPPVGDYRGHSTVPLDGEMKDWAAESAWAAEHGARHPIGLGIRTPTMLVSPWSRGGFVCSELFDHTSVLRFLERRFGVREPNISAWRRAVCGDLTSAFDFTRADPSRPARALPDTADFRDRVARSAAGTANAIPARQEPAAQMPGQRPHRPLPYRLAVTGEVTPARRFRLSLANTGTKGAAFTVHDNTDRQEPWHYTIGAGDRFASEQWHDAPLPAADATADAYDLTLRGPNGLWRRFAGPLGAHVEALCIDRPEMDAVELVLVNRGAAPVTFAIALDPAYRAQTAPIRSVSVAPGKRVSDLWRLGPSDNWYDLTIRTDSEPAFLRRFAGKVENGRAGRTDPGIGPMRIEA, encoded by the coding sequence ATGAGCGGGATCAGCGGCAACCGGCGCGATTTCCTGAAGGCGGCGGCACAGGCCGGCAGCGTGGCGGGCGCGCTTTCGGCGGGCGGGATATGGTCCGGCCTGATCGACAGGGCGCTGGCAATCGCGCCGGCGGGCCGTACGGGGTCGATCATGGATGTCGAGCACGTGGTCATCCACATGCAGGAAAACCGCTCGTTCGATCACTATCTCGGCATGTTGAACGGCGTGCGTGGGCTGGGCGATCCGCGCCCGCTGCGCCTGCCGGGTGGACGCGCGGTGTGGGCGCAGCCTTCGGACCAGCATCCCGATGGGCATGTCCTGCCCTATCACGGCGATTCGCACACGACTCGCTCGTTCACGGTCGATGGCGCGGACCAGTCGCACCGCGAGAACATGCACATCTTCAACCGCGGCCGTTACGATCGCTGGGGCCACACCGGCGAACTGCACAACCGGATGCTGCATTACACGGCCGGCGACCTGCCGTTCTACTACGCGCTGGCGGACGCCTTCACCGTCTGCGACGCCTATCACTGCTCCACCATGACGCAGACCTATCCCAACCGCCTGCACCTGTTCACCGGATGCAACGGCGGCGGCACGGTGGGCGGCGATCCGCAGATGAGCAACTACGGCGAGGACGAGACGCCCAGCGCCGACATGGCGACCGACCAGCCGTTGCATGCCGACGCCTATCGCTGGACGACCTATGCCGAACGGCTCCAGCAGGCCGGGATCGCGTGGAAGGTCTATCAGGAATACGACAACTTCGGCGACAACCTGCTCTCGGTGTTCCCGCCGTTCCGCCCCTGCGCGCGCGATTCGGAGCTGTACCGTCGGGGGCGGGCATGGGTGAGCGAGCATCGGCAAGGCCCCGACCGCACCCGCTCGGACGGCGAACAGCTTGTTGCCGCGTTCCGGGCCGACGTGGCGGCCGGCCAGCTTCCGGCGGTTTCGTGGATCGTCACCGCGGCGGACCTTTCCGAACATCCCAAGGCGGAACCGTCCAAGGGCGAACACGTCACCGCGAAGCTGATCGAGGCGCTGATCGATCACCCCGAAGTCTTCGCCAGGACCGTGTTCATCCTCAACTACGACGAGGCAGGCGGCTTCTTCGACCACATGCCGCCGCCGGTGCCGCCGGTGGGCGATTATCGCGGGCACAGCACCGTGCCGCTCGATGGCGAGATGAAAGACTGGGCGGCCGAAAGCGCCTGGGCCGCCGAACATGGCGCGCGCCACCCCATCGGGCTGGGCATCCGCACGCCGACGATGCTGGTCTCGCCATGGAGCCGGGGCGGTTTCGTCTGCTCAGAACTGTTCGACCACACCTCGGTCCTGCGCTTTCTGGAGCGGCGCTTCGGCGTGCGCGAACCCAACATCAGCGCGTGGCGCCGCGCGGTATGCGGCGATCTGACTTCCGCGTTCGATTTCACGCGCGCCGATCCCTCGCGCCCGGCGCGCGCGCTGCCCGATACCGCCGATTTCCGCGACCGCGTGGCCCGCTCGGCGGCGGGCACCGCCAACGCCATTCCCGCGCGGCAGGAGCCCGCCGCGCAGATGCCCGGCCAGCGCCCGCATCGCCCCCTGCCCTATCGCCTCGCGGTGACGGGCGAAGTCACGCCCGCACGCCGCTTCCGTCTGTCGCTGGCGAACACAGGGACCAAGGGCGCGGCTTTCACCGTCCACGACAACACCGACCGGCAGGAGCCATGGCACTACACCATCGGCGCGGGCGACCGCTTCGCCAGCGAACAGTGGCACGATGCCCCCCTCCCCGCTGCCGACGCAACCGCCGACGCCTATGACCTCACCCTGCGCGGCCCCAACGGGCTGTGGCGGCGCTTCGCTGGGCCACTTGGCGCGCACGTTGAGGCGCTGTGTATCGACCGACCGGAAATGGATGCAGTGGAACTCGTGCTGGTCAATCGTGGAGCCGCGCCAGTGACGTTCGCGATCGCGCTCGATCCCGCCTACCGCGCGCAGACCGCGCCGATCCGCTCGGTGTCCGTGGCGCCGGGCAAGCGGGTGAGCGACCTGTGGCGGCTTGGCCCGAGCGACAACTGGTACGACCTCACCATCCGCACCGACAGCGAACCGGCCTTCCTGCGCCGCTTTGCCGGCAAGGTGGAAAACGGGCGCGCCGGGCGGACCGATCCCGGCATCGGCCCGATGCGCATCGAGGCCTGA
- the hisD gene encoding histidinol dehydrogenase has product MAIYLKRGATAEAKAEGDRKVRDTVEAALADIEARGDVAVREMSIRFDGWDREDYRLSQAEIDAAVDSLTAQERKDIEFAQTQVRNFAQIQRDSMKDVEVETMPGVVLGHKNVPINAAGCYVPGGKYPLLASAHMSVITAKVAGVKRVVTCAPPFQGKPARAIVAAQALAGADAIYALGGIQAIGAMAIGTQTIDPIDILVGPGNAFVAEAKRQLFGRVGIDLFAGPTETLIIADEIGCDPEMAATDILGQVEHGPDSPGVLLTNSEKFARETMAEIERLLQILPTADHARKAWETYGEVIVAESYEEMVGIADEIASEHVQVMTADPDYFLQNMTNYGALFLGARTNVSFGDKVIGTNHTLPTKKAARYTGGLWVGKFLKTCTYQKVLTDEASALVGEYCSRLCALEGFAGHGEQANLRVRRYGGRNVPYAGQAEPSELTRA; this is encoded by the coding sequence GTGGCAATCTATCTCAAGCGTGGGGCGACGGCGGAAGCGAAGGCCGAGGGCGACCGGAAGGTACGCGATACGGTGGAAGCGGCGCTGGCCGACATCGAGGCGCGGGGCGACGTGGCCGTGCGCGAGATGAGCATACGTTTCGACGGGTGGGACCGCGAAGACTATCGCCTGAGCCAGGCCGAAATCGATGCCGCGGTCGATAGCCTGACCGCGCAGGAGCGCAAGGACATCGAGTTCGCGCAGACGCAGGTGCGCAACTTTGCGCAGATCCAGCGCGATTCCATGAAGGACGTGGAAGTCGAAACGATGCCCGGCGTGGTGCTGGGCCACAAGAACGTGCCGATCAACGCCGCCGGCTGCTACGTTCCGGGCGGCAAGTATCCGCTGCTGGCGTCGGCGCACATGTCGGTGATCACCGCCAAGGTGGCCGGCGTGAAGCGCGTCGTCACCTGCGCCCCACCGTTCCAGGGCAAGCCCGCCCGCGCCATCGTGGCCGCGCAAGCCTTGGCCGGGGCGGACGCGATCTATGCGCTGGGCGGCATCCAGGCGATCGGCGCCATGGCCATCGGCACGCAGACGATCGACCCGATCGACATTCTGGTCGGCCCCGGCAATGCCTTCGTGGCCGAAGCCAAGCGCCAGCTGTTCGGCCGCGTGGGCATCGACTTGTTCGCCGGCCCCACCGAAACCCTGATCATCGCCGACGAGATCGGTTGCGACCCGGAAATGGCCGCCACCGACATTCTCGGGCAGGTGGAACACGGCCCCGACAGCCCCGGCGTGCTGCTGACCAACAGCGAGAAGTTCGCGCGCGAAACGATGGCCGAGATCGAGCGCCTGTTGCAGATCCTGCCCACCGCCGATCATGCCCGCAAGGCATGGGAGACCTATGGCGAGGTCATCGTGGCCGAAAGCTATGAGGAGATGGTCGGGATCGCCGACGAGATCGCCAGCGAGCACGTGCAGGTGATGACCGCCGATCCGGATTATTTCCTGCAGAACATGACCAACTACGGCGCCCTGTTCCTGGGCGCGCGCACCAACGTCAGCTTCGGCGACAAGGTGATCGGCACCAACCATACGCTGCCGACGAAGAAGGCGGCGCGCTATACCGGTGGGTTGTGGGTGGGCAAATTCCTCAAGACCTGCACCTACCAGAAGGTGCTGACCGACGAGGCGAGCGCGCTGGTGGGCGAATACTGCAGCCGGCTGTGCGCGCTGGAAGGGTTCGCCGGCCACGGCGAGCAGGCCAACCTGCGCGTGCGGCGCTACGGCGGGCGCAACGTGCCCTATGCGGGGCAGGCGGAGCCGAGCGAGCTGACGCGCGCCTGA
- a CDS encoding SDR family NAD(P)-dependent oxidoreductase, whose amino-acid sequence MMLPVTPSFRLDGRRALVTGAGRGIGLAMAAALAEAGAAVTLAARTRGEIEQAADAIGHAGGVAEAAVLDVADLAAVAAFFESRPAFHVLVNNAGTNRPMPMWQVDEADYDAVLDLNVKAAFFVAQACVIRMIADGVKGSLIHIGSQMGHVGGPNRSLYCASKWALEGMNKAFALDLAPHGIRSNTIAPTFIETPMTKPFFEDEAFRASVLQKIKLGRLGTVEDLMGAVLFLAGDASGMVTGTSLVVDGGWTAE is encoded by the coding sequence CTGATGCTGCCGGTTACGCCGTCTTTCCGCCTCGACGGGCGCCGCGCGCTGGTGACCGGCGCCGGCAGGGGGATCGGGCTGGCGATGGCCGCGGCCCTGGCCGAAGCGGGCGCGGCGGTCACGCTCGCCGCGCGGACGCGAGGCGAGATCGAGCAAGCGGCCGACGCCATCGGGCACGCGGGCGGCGTGGCCGAGGCCGCCGTGCTCGACGTGGCGGACTTGGCCGCGGTGGCCGCCTTCTTCGAAAGCCGGCCCGCGTTCCACGTGCTCGTCAACAACGCCGGAACCAACCGGCCGATGCCGATGTGGCAAGTGGACGAGGCCGATTACGACGCGGTGCTGGACCTGAACGTGAAAGCGGCGTTCTTCGTGGCGCAGGCCTGCGTAATACGGATGATCGCTGATGGCGTGAAGGGCAGCCTGATCCACATCGGCAGCCAGATGGGCCATGTCGGCGGGCCGAACCGCAGCCTCTACTGCGCCAGCAAGTGGGCGCTGGAGGGCATGAACAAGGCTTTCGCGCTCGATCTTGCGCCGCACGGCATACGCAGCAACACGATCGCGCCGACCTTCATCGAAACGCCGATGACCAAACCGTTCTTCGAAGACGAGGCATTCCGGGCCAGCGTGCTGCAGAAAATCAAGCTCGGCCGGCTGGGCACCGTGGAAGACCTGATGGGCGCGGTGCTGTTTCTGGCGGGCGATGCCAGCGGGATGGTGACGGGCACCAGCCTGGTAGTGGACGGGGGATGGACGGCGGAATGA
- a CDS encoding HpcH/HpaI aldolase/citrate lyase family protein, whose translation MTFKARLGAGDFLVGTFVKTPSPIVVEVLALTALDCLCLDAEHAPFDRGDIDLCVALARAADKPVLVRVPVTAPEQILSALDCGATGVVAPHVRSRAEAEALARYAHYGAGGRGYAGSSRAAGYTTRTMADHLATSAANTAVIAQIEDPEAVDAIDEIAAVSGIDALFVGRADLTVAYGASSQDDPQVIAAVEKICVAGRRHGRPVGMFVARAEDVPLWRQHGASLFLLESDHAFLLRGAAALLDRARA comes from the coding sequence ATGACATTCAAGGCACGCCTGGGCGCCGGCGATTTCCTGGTCGGCACGTTCGTCAAGACGCCGTCGCCCATCGTGGTGGAAGTCCTGGCGCTGACCGCGCTGGACTGCCTGTGCCTCGATGCCGAGCACGCGCCGTTCGACCGCGGCGATATAGACCTCTGCGTCGCGCTGGCACGCGCTGCGGACAAGCCGGTGCTGGTAAGGGTGCCCGTCACCGCACCCGAGCAGATCCTCAGTGCGCTGGACTGCGGGGCCACCGGCGTGGTCGCGCCGCACGTCCGCTCGCGGGCGGAGGCGGAAGCGCTCGCGCGGTACGCGCACTATGGCGCGGGCGGCCGGGGCTATGCCGGTTCGTCGCGCGCGGCGGGCTATACCACGCGGACTATGGCAGATCACTTGGCCACAAGTGCGGCCAATACCGCCGTGATTGCCCAGATCGAAGATCCGGAAGCGGTGGACGCGATCGACGAGATCGCCGCCGTGTCGGGCATCGACGCGCTGTTCGTGGGGCGCGCCGACCTGACCGTGGCCTATGGCGCGTCCAGCCAGGACGACCCGCAGGTGATTGCCGCGGTCGAAAAAATCTGCGTCGCCGGGCGTCGCCATGGCCGCCCCGTGGGCATGTTCGTGGCGCGGGCCGAGGACGTGCCGCTATGGCGACAGCACGGAGCAAGCCTGTTCCTGCTGGAATCGGACCACGCCTTCCTGCTCAGGGGAGCCGCCGCCCTGCTAGACCGGGCGCGCGCATGA
- a CDS encoding amidase, with product MTEPPASIAAAAAMLARGETTARALLDQALERLNRDGDRFHAMRALNPCAAQDAEAADLARSQGTATGPLHGIPLVLKDNIDLAGMPTTSGCRALAGAMPRRSAIIVERLRDAGAVIVGKTNLSEFSFEIRSRSSLGGDVLHPRAPHASAGGSSGGTAVAVAQGYALGGIGTDTGGSIRIPAAFNGLVGFRPAHGALPMQGIAPLAPSTDTVGPIARTVADAELLLAAMGHGVSVSALPRRIGVVREVFGANAAVDAVCATALDRLAEAGVTLVDLPALPADLNPGHGEHIVDAEFATAFDAYLASNFLPGSAPASLDVIVAGEAFLPDHAKALAARIAAKDRETASILARHQALAGHLGAACAALAIDALVYPTSQAIPDDLENPKGGWAPELAARSGWPALTVCAGFAANGMPVGIEFLAPPVNEGALFALARLIEATAV from the coding sequence ATGACCGAACCACCCGCCAGCATAGCGGCCGCCGCGGCCATGCTGGCGCGAGGGGAAACCACCGCCCGTGCCTTGCTGGACCAGGCGCTGGAACGGCTGAATCGGGACGGCGATCGTTTTCACGCGATGCGGGCGCTCAACCCCTGCGCCGCGCAAGACGCGGAGGCCGCTGACCTCGCCCGGTCGCAAGGCACGGCCACCGGGCCGCTCCACGGCATTCCGCTGGTGCTCAAGGACAACATCGACCTTGCCGGCATGCCCACCACGTCGGGCTGCCGCGCGCTTGCAGGCGCGATGCCCCGGCGATCGGCCATAATCGTCGAACGCCTGCGCGATGCGGGTGCGGTAATCGTCGGCAAGACCAACCTGTCCGAATTCTCGTTCGAAATCCGCTCGCGCAGTTCGCTGGGCGGCGACGTCCTCCATCCCCGGGCTCCACACGCCAGCGCCGGGGGATCGAGCGGCGGCACGGCCGTTGCCGTGGCTCAGGGCTATGCGCTGGGCGGGATCGGCACGGACACCGGCGGTTCGATCCGAATCCCCGCAGCCTTCAACGGGCTGGTCGGATTCCGGCCCGCCCACGGCGCGCTGCCGATGCAGGGCATCGCCCCCCTCGCCCCGTCCACCGACACGGTCGGCCCGATCGCCCGAACGGTGGCGGACGCCGAATTGCTGCTCGCGGCGATGGGCCACGGTGTGTCCGTGTCCGCGCTGCCACGCCGGATCGGGGTGGTGCGCGAGGTGTTCGGCGCCAACGCCGCCGTGGATGCTGTATGCGCCACCGCGCTCGACCGGCTGGCCGAAGCGGGCGTCACGCTGGTTGACCTGCCCGCGCTGCCCGCCGACCTCAACCCCGGGCATGGCGAGCATATCGTGGATGCCGAGTTCGCGACGGCCTTCGATGCCTATCTCGCATCGAACTTCCTGCCCGGCTCCGCCCCTGCCTCGCTCGATGTGATCGTTGCCGGAGAGGCGTTTTTGCCCGATCATGCCAAGGCGCTCGCCGCGCGGATCGCGGCGAAGGACCGCGAAACCGCCAGCATCCTGGCACGGCACCAGGCCCTGGCAGGGCATCTCGGCGCGGCCTGCGCGGCGCTAGCTATCGATGCCCTCGTCTATCCGACCTCGCAGGCCATTCCGGACGATCTGGAAAACCCCAAGGGCGGCTGGGCTCCCGAGCTGGCGGCCCGCAGCGGCTGGCCGGCGCTGACGGTCTGCGCCGGGTTCGCCGCGAACGGCATGCCCGTGGGCATCGAATTCCTCGCTCCGCCGGTCAACGAGGGCGCGCTGTTCGCCCTTGCCCGGCTGATCGAGGCAACGGCCGTCTAA
- a CDS encoding TonB-dependent receptor, protein MHRKFCLGASAIAMAMTASPVLAQGAPQSDAGAGASADVGGDIIVTAQRRSERLRDVPIAVTALSGEALERLHANNISRVEFATPGFTWGSQGSDSFPAIRGVRTSLVSAQTDPVIGFYVDGIYQSRTQQQSIPLFDVARVEVLRGPQGTLYGRNTFGGNVSVVTSDPMKDLGAGINIDKGNFNSARIDGYVNIPVSDTLQLRVSGVFQRHDGYVRSTTSDVVLNDLNENAQRVVLKWKPDSRLEVTLRAGTWRRDDAGAGSYGYKVAGTLINPATGYQSINGSALAVNPSVPNGSPNVAGRDVGLPVTGGAWTNDWDYQPFEHIKEDYVSGQIAYDLGFATVKSITGYTHFRAHRSADNDQSSKVFEAYGYGSGIQEPNTRSNAFSQEIQLASNSRSPLEWLIGGYYLHDSIFETYQQKITAPGATTNGFKADSDITTNAYAAFGQASYAIVPDKLKLIGGLRYSHEKKAFIFSDYADAAPGTYNFVTPYVTTKGSPGFNSWTWRAGIQFTPSRSTMIYATASTGFASGGVNDTGGNPLIPASYAPQKVSAYEGGVKSLILGGKGQIEASVFYNRFSNLQINVYTPLVSYFGSAGKARSYGGEVALRLNPVAGLHIDTTAAFMNAKYTSYISGNNFFGLSNGTDPVSLNLAGKSIPQSPKFKSTVAVSYDLDLGDAGTLSPMGTWLHSSSYYVTDRNTPLDFQKSYDKFDASLRWSDKNDRTFVEIYGDNLTNRAVLLSGVIGRRQRMQVSYGAPRTYGVRVGTKF, encoded by the coding sequence ATGCATCGCAAATTCTGCCTCGGGGCGTCCGCCATCGCGATGGCGATGACCGCTTCACCGGTTCTGGCGCAGGGCGCGCCGCAGTCTGACGCCGGCGCCGGTGCATCGGCCGATGTGGGTGGGGACATCATCGTGACCGCGCAGCGCCGCAGCGAACGCCTGCGCGACGTGCCGATCGCCGTCACCGCCCTGTCTGGCGAGGCGCTTGAGCGGCTGCACGCCAACAACATCTCGCGCGTCGAATTCGCCACGCCCGGCTTTACCTGGGGTTCGCAGGGTTCGGACTCGTTCCCGGCCATTCGCGGCGTCCGCACCAGCCTCGTTTCCGCCCAGACCGACCCCGTGATCGGCTTCTATGTCGACGGCATCTATCAGAGCCGCACGCAGCAGCAGAGCATTCCGCTGTTCGACGTGGCCCGCGTGGAAGTGCTGCGCGGTCCGCAGGGCACGCTGTACGGCCGTAACACCTTCGGCGGCAACGTCAGCGTCGTCACGTCCGATCCGATGAAGGATCTTGGCGCGGGTATCAATATCGACAAGGGCAATTTCAACTCGGCCCGGATCGACGGATACGTCAACATCCCCGTGTCCGATACGCTGCAGCTGCGCGTGTCCGGCGTGTTCCAGCGCCACGATGGCTATGTCCGTTCGACCACCTCGGACGTCGTGCTGAACGACCTGAACGAGAACGCGCAGCGCGTGGTGCTGAAGTGGAAGCCCGACAGCCGCCTGGAAGTGACGCTGCGGGCTGGCACCTGGCGCCGTGACGATGCGGGCGCGGGTTCCTATGGCTACAAGGTGGCGGGCACGCTGATCAACCCGGCCACGGGCTATCAGTCGATCAACGGCAGCGCCCTGGCGGTAAACCCCTCGGTGCCCAACGGTTCGCCCAACGTTGCCGGGCGCGATGTGGGCCTGCCGGTCACCGGCGGCGCGTGGACCAACGATTGGGACTATCAGCCTTTCGAACACATCAAGGAAGACTACGTTTCGGGCCAGATCGCCTATGATCTCGGGTTCGCGACGGTCAAGTCGATCACCGGCTACACCCACTTCCGCGCGCATCGCAGCGCCGACAACGACCAGTCGAGCAAGGTGTTCGAAGCCTATGGCTACGGCTCGGGCATCCAGGAACCCAACACCCGGTCCAACGCGTTTTCGCAGGAGATTCAACTCGCCTCGAACTCGCGCTCTCCGCTCGAATGGTTGATCGGCGGCTATTACCTGCATGACTCGATCTTCGAGACCTATCAGCAGAAGATCACCGCGCCGGGCGCGACCACCAATGGCTTCAAGGCGGATTCGGACATAACCACCAACGCCTATGCCGCGTTCGGTCAGGCCAGCTACGCCATCGTGCCGGACAAGCTGAAGCTGATCGGCGGTCTGCGCTACAGCCACGAAAAGAAGGCGTTCATCTTCTCCGACTACGCGGACGCGGCGCCGGGCACCTACAACTTCGTCACGCCCTATGTGACGACGAAGGGTTCGCCGGGCTTCAACAGCTGGACCTGGCGCGCGGGCATCCAGTTCACGCCTTCGCGTTCGACGATGATCTATGCCACCGCGTCCACCGGCTTCGCGTCCGGCGGCGTGAACGACACCGGCGGCAACCCGCTGATCCCGGCTTCCTATGCGCCTCAGAAGGTTTCGGCCTATGAAGGCGGCGTCAAGTCGCTGATCCTTGGCGGCAAGGGCCAGATCGAGGCTTCGGTGTTCTACAACCGCTTCTCGAACCTGCAGATCAACGTCTATACGCCGCTGGTGTCCTACTTCGGTTCGGCCGGCAAGGCACGCAGCTATGGCGGTGAAGTCGCGCTGCGCCTCAATCCGGTGGCTGGCCTGCACATCGACACGACCGCGGCGTTCATGAACGCCAAGTACACGAGCTATATCAGCGGCAACAACTTCTTTGGCCTGTCGAATGGCACGGACCCGGTCTCGCTGAACCTTGCCGGCAAGTCCATTCCGCAGTCGCCGAAGTTCAAGTCGACCGTTGCGGTGTCCTACGATCTCGATCTCGGCGATGCCGGCACGCTGTCGCCGATGGGCACCTGGCTGCATTCGAGCAGCTACTACGTCACCGACCGCAACACCCCGCTGGATTTCCAGAAGTCCTACGACAAGTTCGATGCCTCGCTGCGCTGGAGCGACAAGAACGACCGTACCTTCGTGGAAATCTATGGCGACAACCTCACCAACCGCGCGGTCCTGCTGAGCGGCGTGATCGGTCGCCGCCAGCGCATGCAAGTCTCCTATGGCGCGCCGCGTACCTACGGCGTCCGCGTCGGCACGAAGTTCTGA
- a CDS encoding LacI family DNA-binding transcriptional regulator has protein sequence MAKTKSDTDAQSFLAKAGRRPTSYDVARLAGVSQSAVSRCFAPNASIGQAKREKILKVAAEIGYKPNALAQALISKRTHLVAVLISSNTNLTYPEVLAGLCASLTDRDMRVLLFSLRSESDVDQIIHQIWRHSVDGVIAAVRLSDDQLAEFARHRIPVVLYNRMASGGGAGSIRCDSAQGERDLVTRLLDSGHRRFGVIAGPEDSYVGEERRQATLATLAAAGMTDVPVVRGDYSYASGRAGLISLLQERPQLDAIVCGSDMMAIGAMDGARQDCARRIPQDLSIVGFDGSGPAMWESYRLTTIRQPVNRMTEASVAMLMERLDDPSVPAEQRLFSGELIIGESARFA, from the coding sequence ATGGCGAAAACCAAGTCTGACACGGATGCTCAATCGTTTCTGGCGAAGGCCGGGCGGCGGCCGACCTCTTACGATGTCGCGCGCCTTGCCGGGGTTTCGCAGTCGGCGGTTTCGCGGTGTTTCGCGCCCAACGCCTCGATCGGGCAGGCGAAGCGCGAAAAAATCCTGAAGGTGGCGGCGGAGATCGGCTACAAGCCGAATGCCCTCGCGCAGGCGCTGATTTCCAAGCGTACCCACCTTGTGGCGGTGCTGATCTCGAGCAATACCAACCTTACCTATCCGGAAGTGCTGGCGGGTTTGTGCGCCAGCCTGACCGATCGCGACATGCGCGTTCTTCTGTTTAGCCTGCGCAGCGAAAGCGATGTCGACCAGATCATCCACCAGATCTGGCGCCATTCGGTGGACGGCGTGATCGCGGCGGTGCGTCTGTCGGACGACCAGTTGGCGGAATTTGCCCGTCACCGCATTCCGGTGGTGCTTTACAACCGCATGGCCAGCGGTGGCGGAGCCGGTTCGATCCGGTGCGATTCCGCCCAGGGCGAACGCGATCTGGTGACGCGCCTGCTGGACAGCGGGCATCGCCGTTTCGGAGTCATTGCCGGCCCCGAAGACAGCTATGTCGGCGAAGAACGGCGCCAGGCCACTCTGGCTACCCTGGCGGCGGCCGGCATGACCGATGTTCCGGTGGTGCGCGGAGACTACAGCTACGCTTCCGGACGAGCGGGGCTGATCTCACTCCTGCAGGAAAGACCCCAGCTGGACGCGATCGTCTGTGGCAGTGACATGATGGCCATCGGCGCCATGGACGGCGCGCGCCAGGATTGCGCCCGGCGCATACCGCAGGACCTTTCGATCGTGGGTTTCGACGGGTCCGGCCCCGCCATGTGGGAAAGCTACCGGCTGACGACGATCCGCCAGCCGGTCAACCGGATGACCGAAGCATCGGTCGCGATGCTGATGGAGCGACTCGACGATCCTTCCGTTCCGGCGGAACAGCGTCTGTTCTCGGGCGAGTTGATCATCGGAGAATCGGCGCGTTTTGCCTGA